One genomic segment of Drosophila melanogaster chromosome 3R includes these proteins:
- the CG18622 gene encoding uncharacterized protein, isoform A: protein MTGSVHDPKWSLERRESSGHLVWRKDSPESKVRFRFDVEVLEFERHPHEELDDKEDHFSMTNLSATVAMCATCVAVVAVSVFLPWYLMEKVGSL, encoded by the exons ATGACTGGATCAG TGCACGATCCGAAATGGAGCCTGGAGCGCCGCGAGTCCTCTGGCCATTTGGTGTGGCGCAAGGACTCTCCGGAGTCGAAAGTCCGTTTTCGCTTCGACGTCGAGGTCCTGGAGTTCGAGAGGCATCCTCATGAGGAGCTGGATGACAAAGAGGATCACTTCTCGATGACCAATCTCTCGGCGACAGTGGCCATGTGCGCAACTTGTGTTGCCGTGGTGGCCGTCTCCGTGTTCCTGCCCTGGTATTTGATGGAGAAAGTGGGAtcgctttaa